The Alicyclobacillus vulcanalis genome includes a region encoding these proteins:
- a CDS encoding contact-dependent growth inhibition system immunity protein has translation MKAEFEERLKNFLGGYWHQDVASTESGLQEVFMEHSTEQIRELIEIIKEFLGGPDDPSYKRSFIDYWADGVVFEDPIEWLRGILKKMSEYIHLE, from the coding sequence TTGAAAGCTGAATTTGAAGAGAGATTGAAAAATTTCCTGGGTGGTTATTGGCACCAAGATGTCGCATCGACCGAGAGCGGATTGCAAGAAGTGTTTATGGAACACTCAACTGAGCAGATACGCGAACTTATCGAAATTATAAAGGAATTCTTGGGTGGACCAGATGATCCTAGCTATAAGAGATCGTTTATCGATTATTGGGCGGATGGTGTGGTCTTCGAAGATCCAATAGAGTGGTTGAGAGGTATATTGAAGAAGATGTCCGAGTATATTCATTTGGAATGA
- the tnpB gene encoding IS66 family insertion sequence element accessory protein TnpB (TnpB, as the term is used for proteins encoded by IS66 family insertion elements, is considered an accessory protein, since TnpC, encoded by a neighboring gene, is a DDE family transposase.) translates to MLTEWATEGRVYLACGATDMRKSIDGLAALVQEQFQLDPFSPCLFVFCNRQRDKFKIPHKGPQRLLGSLSTAGTRPISVAH, encoded by the coding sequence ATGCTCACCGAGTGGGCGACCGAGGGACGCGTATACCTGGCGTGTGGTGCCACAGATATGCGTAAGTCTATCGACGGACTCGCTGCGCTCGTTCAGGAGCAGTTCCAACTTGACCCGTTCTCTCCATGCTTGTTCGTGTTCTGCAATCGTCAGCGGGATAAGTTCAAGATCCCGCACAAGGGACCACAACGGCTTTTGGGTTCACTATCGACGGCTGGAACGCGTCCGATTTCAGTGGCCCATTGA